The Sorangiineae bacterium MSr11367 genome window below encodes:
- a CDS encoding MarR family transcriptional regulator has translation MTTAAPKLSAGARDVSLWVRLLDCHNRMLVEMRRRLDGQITLPRFDLLASLEHEDGQTLAALSRRLLVTAGNLTGLVDRAERDGVVVRRADPNDRRLSRVFLTRKGRELLAELVPLHAAHVGELLSALDPAERREMRRLLGKLRQSLATTQTARPESRNGTKE, from the coding sequence ATGACGACCGCGGCTCCAAAGTTATCGGCGGGCGCACGGGACGTGAGCCTGTGGGTGCGCCTGCTCGACTGCCACAATCGCATGCTGGTCGAGATGCGGCGGCGGCTGGACGGGCAGATCACCCTGCCGCGGTTCGATCTGCTGGCCAGTCTCGAGCATGAGGACGGCCAAACCCTCGCCGCGCTGAGCCGTCGCCTCTTGGTGACGGCCGGCAACCTCACCGGGCTGGTCGATCGGGCGGAACGCGATGGCGTCGTCGTGCGCCGTGCGGACCCGAACGATCGCCGCCTGTCGCGCGTCTTTCTCACGCGCAAGGGGCGCGAGCTGCTCGCCGAACTGGTGCCGCTGCACGCGGCGCACGTGGGCGAGCTTCTCTCCGCGCTCGATCCGGCGGAGCGCCGCGAAATGCGGCGGCTGCTGGGCAAGCTTCGCCAATCGTTGGCGACCACGCAGACCGCGCGGCCCGAATCGCGCAACGGCACCAAGGAATAG
- a CDS encoding benzoate-CoA ligase family protein, with translation MSDKPTFPKIFNLADYYLFDRLKEALGDKVAIRFGARTYTYARVAERTKQMASLLADADIRRGERVLIVLPDVPPFAWVFFGVLRAGCVVAMANPDSPFEQIAYLIDYTRATAVVTVPQVAEKIRGLTVNEVRRVFVVPDAATGDDPETPLPRAAGPIFVDLAEALDEVRVREDAPVIARDEAAIWLFTSGSTGEPKANMHSHRDFAYNTEVYAKGTVGYRRDDVTVSVSRLYFGYATGTNLMFPFAVGATVGLFSERPTPESLVKAIDMYRPTVVTNVPTMLGKLLEHDATLRKDGKPGLDLSSIRFSLSAGEALPEPLLTRWLERFSSDVYDGIGSAEMFHIYASNRPGDIKPGSLGKVVDGYELRILPEEAEGPGATPCAPGEIGVLWVKGDSVAHGYFLDRDKSFRTFHGHWCRTGDLFRVDEQGYLYFAGRADELLKVSGLWVSPIEVEECLMHHPAVVLAAVIGVEEDGLLKTKAFIIVRDGTPPSKALADELQDFAKGRLSKHKYPRLIEFVADVPKNDRGKVDRKALRAMEAAKRSAASPGDS, from the coding sequence ATGAGCGACAAGCCGACGTTTCCGAAGATCTTCAACCTTGCGGACTATTACCTGTTCGATCGGCTGAAGGAGGCCCTGGGCGACAAGGTGGCCATCCGCTTCGGTGCGCGAACGTACACCTACGCGCGCGTGGCCGAGCGCACGAAGCAGATGGCCTCGCTCTTGGCCGACGCGGACATTCGTCGCGGAGAGCGTGTGCTCATCGTCCTGCCGGACGTACCGCCCTTCGCATGGGTGTTCTTCGGCGTGCTCCGCGCGGGCTGTGTCGTGGCGATGGCCAACCCCGACTCGCCGTTCGAGCAGATCGCATACTTGATCGACTACACGCGTGCGACCGCCGTCGTGACGGTGCCGCAGGTGGCGGAGAAGATTCGGGGCCTGACCGTGAACGAGGTGCGGCGCGTCTTCGTGGTGCCCGATGCGGCGACGGGGGACGATCCCGAGACACCCCTGCCGCGGGCGGCTGGCCCCATTTTCGTCGACTTGGCCGAAGCGCTCGACGAGGTGCGCGTGCGCGAAGACGCGCCGGTGATCGCGCGGGACGAGGCCGCGATTTGGCTGTTCACCAGCGGCTCGACCGGTGAGCCCAAGGCGAACATGCACTCGCACCGCGACTTTGCGTACAACACCGAGGTCTACGCCAAAGGAACCGTGGGCTACCGGCGCGACGACGTGACGGTGAGCGTGTCGCGTCTTTACTTTGGATACGCCACCGGCACGAACCTCATGTTCCCCTTTGCCGTCGGGGCCACCGTGGGCCTCTTCAGCGAGCGCCCCACGCCAGAGAGCCTGGTTAAGGCCATCGACATGTACCGCCCCACCGTGGTCACCAACGTGCCCACCATGCTGGGAAAATTGCTCGAGCACGACGCCACCTTGCGCAAGGACGGCAAGCCCGGGCTCGACTTGAGCAGCATCCGCTTCTCGCTTTCCGCGGGCGAGGCGCTCCCCGAGCCGCTCCTCACCCGCTGGCTCGAGCGATTTTCCAGCGACGTTTACGACGGGATTGGCTCCGCCGAGATGTTCCACATCTACGCGTCGAACCGCCCCGGCGACATCAAACCGGGCTCGCTCGGCAAGGTCGTCGATGGCTACGAGCTTCGCATCCTCCCCGAAGAGGCCGAGGGCCCCGGCGCCACGCCGTGTGCGCCCGGCGAAATCGGGGTCCTCTGGGTCAAAGGCGACAGCGTCGCCCACGGCTATTTCCTCGACCGCGACAAGAGCTTCCGCACCTTTCACGGCCACTGGTGCCGCACGGGTGACCTCTTTCGCGTCGACGAGCAAGGCTACCTGTACTTCGCAGGCCGCGCCGACGAGCTGCTCAAGGTGAGCGGCCTCTGGGTTTCGCCCATCGAGGTGGAGGAGTGCCTCATGCACCATCCCGCCGTCGTGTTGGCCGCCGTCATCGGCGTCGAAGAAGACGGGCTGCTCAAGACGAAGGCCTTCATCATCGTCCGCGACGGCACGCCTCCCTCCAAGGCGCTGGCCGACGAGCTCCAGGACTTTGCCAAGGGACGGCTCTCGAAGCACAAATACCCGCGCCTCATCGAGTTCGTCGCCGATGTCCCCAAGAACGATCGCGGCAAGGTCGACCGCAAAGCCTTGCGCGCCATGGAGGCGGCCAAGCGATCCGCGGCGTCCCCGGGAGACTCGTGA
- a CDS encoding threonylcarbamoyl-AMP synthase gives MKLVTIHPEHPDPGDIDAAARILGAGGLVAFPTETVYGLGARGLDPDAVGRIFRAKGRPRSHPLILHVLGEDEARELALGWNERTAELARAFWPGPLTLVVDRAPHVPAEAAGGGASIALRAPIHPVARALIARLGEPIAAPSANRYQTISPTAAAHVVKSLGDAVDMVLDGGACPGGIESTVVDVRGPRPVVLRPGGIDLPTLRSVVRDIEMHVASDVAQNAARPSPGMDARHYAPRGRILLADGPAHLAHLAREHRGSALAIVAHSDEARSLAHHVLPGDPKGYERALFTTLHACDDANAQIILIESPPHDERWLAIHDRLRRAAST, from the coding sequence GTGAAGCTCGTGACCATCCACCCGGAGCACCCCGATCCGGGGGACATCGACGCCGCTGCGCGGATTCTCGGCGCCGGAGGCCTGGTCGCGTTCCCCACGGAGACGGTGTACGGCCTGGGGGCGCGCGGGCTGGATCCCGACGCTGTGGGCCGCATCTTTCGGGCAAAGGGCCGCCCGCGAAGCCACCCCCTCATTCTGCACGTGCTCGGTGAGGACGAAGCGCGCGAGCTCGCCCTCGGCTGGAACGAGCGCACCGCCGAGCTGGCGCGCGCGTTTTGGCCCGGGCCGCTGACCCTGGTCGTCGACCGCGCGCCCCATGTTCCGGCAGAGGCCGCAGGCGGCGGTGCGAGCATCGCCCTGCGTGCCCCGATTCATCCCGTCGCGCGCGCGCTCATCGCGCGACTCGGCGAGCCCATCGCTGCCCCCAGCGCGAACCGGTACCAGACGATCTCGCCGACCGCCGCTGCCCACGTGGTGAAGTCCCTCGGCGATGCCGTGGACATGGTCCTCGACGGCGGCGCCTGTCCCGGCGGCATCGAGTCCACCGTGGTCGACGTTCGCGGCCCACGCCCCGTGGTGTTGCGCCCCGGCGGCATCGACCTCCCCACGTTGCGCTCCGTCGTCCGCGACATCGAGATGCACGTCGCCTCCGACGTAGCCCAAAACGCCGCGCGTCCTTCCCCCGGCATGGACGCTCGCCACTACGCCCCGCGCGGCCGCATTCTTCTCGCCGACGGCCCCGCGCACCTGGCCCACCTTGCCCGCGAACACCGTGGCAGTGCCCTCGCCATCGTCGCGCACTCCGACGAAGCGCGCTCGCTCGCGCACCACGTTCTGCCCGGCGACCCCAAAGGCTACGAGCGCGCGCTCTTCACGACGCTCCACGCCTGCGACGACGCGAACGCGCAAATCATCCTCATCGAGTCGCCGCCCCACGACGAGCGCTGGCTCGCCATCCACGACCGCCTCCGCCGCGCAGCATCTACTTAG
- a CDS encoding RidA family protein: MSEGHKVVSPTHFPRPRGYANGIVAEGKLLFISGQIGWDSDAHIVSSDFAVQFLQALDNVIAVVREAGGGTEHIVKLLAFVTDLDAYRAARGAIGDGWRARMGNYYPAMSLVKVSGLLEPGALVEIEGVASLPK, from the coding sequence ATGAGCGAAGGACACAAGGTTGTCAGCCCCACGCATTTTCCCCGGCCGCGCGGGTATGCGAACGGCATCGTCGCCGAAGGAAAACTGCTGTTCATCTCGGGCCAAATCGGTTGGGATTCGGACGCGCACATCGTCAGCTCCGACTTCGCCGTGCAGTTTCTGCAGGCGCTCGACAACGTCATCGCGGTCGTGCGCGAGGCGGGCGGCGGTACGGAGCACATCGTGAAGCTTCTCGCCTTCGTGACCGATCTCGACGCGTACCGAGCTGCGCGTGGCGCCATCGGTGATGGCTGGCGTGCCCGCATGGGCAACTACTACCCGGCGATGAGCCTGGTGAAGGTCTCGGGCCTGCTCGAGCCGGGCGCACTCGTGGAGATCGAGGGCGTCGCCTCGCTTCCGAAGTGA
- a CDS encoding NADH:flavin oxidoreductase: MLFQPFPIRSMLLPNRLVLPAMVTRLSGEDGVVNADIKTRYARFAKGEVGLIVVEAMAVHTAKSGPLLRIGSDEFVPGLTELARLCHDAGPSKVVPQIIHFLKISRSGWRQTVDMLSHQEIDDIVEAYGTAAVRARRCGFDGVELHMAHAYTLSSFLSRVNPRKDEYGGTLENRLRLPVRVLERVRSLVGNDFPVGVRFLGEECIRNGYTVLDAGPIAVRLAGAGADYLSLSAGGKFEDARPIPGEPLYPYTGYSGDRCMPGNQYPDGANLYIAEAVRAAVHAAGLTTPVVAVGKIPTRELAERVVAHEKGDLVGMARALLADPDLPRKWREGREETVVRCVYGNVCKALDENFRKVTCTLWPKALGRAPESHDVIAPVWPQTGPELRAECKDGRVLLRWKSASDNEAIYGYQVMRAEGDGLLLHHASVRGSSTRYEDARVLGGQVYRYAIRPYDLAGNHGPMSPTVRATLS, translated from the coding sequence TTGCTGTTCCAACCCTTTCCCATTCGCTCGATGCTTCTGCCCAATCGCCTGGTGCTTCCGGCGATGGTGACGCGCCTTTCGGGCGAAGACGGCGTCGTCAACGCGGACATCAAGACGCGCTACGCGCGTTTCGCCAAGGGCGAGGTGGGCCTCATCGTGGTGGAGGCCATGGCGGTGCACACGGCCAAGAGCGGTCCGTTGCTTCGCATCGGCTCGGACGAGTTCGTCCCGGGCCTCACCGAGCTCGCGCGATTGTGCCACGATGCGGGGCCGAGCAAGGTCGTCCCGCAGATCATCCATTTCTTGAAGATCTCGCGATCCGGGTGGCGCCAAACGGTGGACATGCTTTCCCACCAAGAGATCGACGACATCGTGGAGGCGTACGGCACGGCGGCGGTGCGCGCACGCCGGTGCGGCTTCGACGGGGTCGAACTGCACATGGCGCACGCGTACACCCTGTCGTCCTTCCTCTCGCGCGTGAACCCGCGCAAGGACGAGTACGGCGGCACCTTGGAGAACCGCCTGCGTCTGCCCGTCCGCGTGCTGGAGCGCGTGCGCAGCCTCGTGGGCAACGACTTTCCCGTGGGCGTGCGCTTCCTCGGCGAGGAGTGCATCCGCAACGGCTACACGGTGCTCGATGCGGGGCCGATTGCCGTGCGCCTCGCGGGGGCGGGCGCGGATTACCTCTCGCTTTCGGCCGGCGGCAAATTCGAAGACGCGCGGCCCATTCCGGGCGAGCCGCTCTATCCGTACACGGGCTACTCCGGCGATCGGTGCATGCCGGGCAATCAGTACCCGGATGGCGCGAACCTCTACATCGCGGAGGCCGTGCGCGCGGCGGTGCATGCTGCGGGGCTCACGACGCCGGTCGTGGCCGTCGGAAAGATCCCGACGCGCGAGCTCGCCGAGCGGGTCGTGGCGCACGAAAAGGGCGATCTCGTGGGCATGGCGCGCGCGCTTCTCGCGGATCCCGATCTGCCGCGCAAGTGGCGCGAGGGGCGCGAGGAAACGGTGGTGCGATGTGTTTACGGCAACGTCTGCAAGGCGCTCGACGAGAATTTTCGCAAGGTGACGTGCACGCTCTGGCCGAAGGCGCTGGGGCGTGCGCCGGAGAGTCATGACGTTATCGCGCCGGTGTGGCCGCAGACGGGACCCGAATTGCGTGCAGAATGCAAGGACGGGAGGGTGCTCCTCCGATGGAAGTCGGCGTCGGACAACGAGGCCATTTACGGCTACCAGGTGATGCGCGCCGAAGGTGACGGGCTCTTGCTTCACCACGCCAGCGTGCGCGGGAGCTCGACCCGCTACGAAGATGCGCGCGTGCTCGGCGGCCAAGTGTACCGTTACGCCATCCGCCCGTACGACTTGGCGGGCAACCATGGTCCGATGAGCCCCACCGTGCGGGCGACGCTCTCATGA
- a CDS encoding enoyl-CoA hydratase family protein, translated as MKAIAPETFRYALEDGVATLTLSRPDRFNALTFDVYRELADTLDEMNAHDEIRAVVLTGEGRAFCSGGDVDDIIGELFARDMQGLVAFTRTTGRLIANIRKLRRPVIAAVNGVAVGAGAVIALASDIRICSEKARFGFIFPQVGLCGADMGAAYLLPRVVGLGHASELLFTGDIVPAEHALRIGLANRVVTPEECLPEAQQLARRLASGPAFAHAMTKQMLESEHTMPLDAAIEAEAQVQAICMQHPDFRTAFDAWQKKTPPTFAGASQPWQAK; from the coding sequence ATGAAGGCGATAGCCCCCGAGACATTTCGTTACGCCCTCGAAGACGGCGTGGCGACCCTGACGTTGTCGCGCCCCGATCGATTCAATGCGCTCACCTTCGACGTGTACCGCGAGCTCGCCGACACCCTCGACGAGATGAACGCGCACGACGAGATCCGCGCCGTGGTGCTCACCGGCGAAGGGCGCGCATTCTGCTCCGGCGGCGACGTCGACGACATCATCGGCGAGCTCTTCGCGCGCGACATGCAGGGCCTCGTCGCCTTCACGCGCACCACCGGGCGGCTCATCGCGAACATCCGCAAACTGCGCCGGCCGGTCATCGCCGCGGTGAACGGCGTCGCCGTCGGGGCAGGTGCGGTCATCGCCCTCGCGAGCGACATCCGCATCTGCAGCGAGAAGGCGCGCTTCGGGTTCATCTTTCCGCAGGTGGGGCTCTGCGGCGCGGACATGGGCGCCGCGTACCTGCTCCCGCGCGTGGTGGGCCTCGGGCATGCGAGCGAGCTGCTCTTCACCGGCGACATCGTTCCTGCCGAGCACGCGTTGCGCATCGGCCTGGCAAACCGGGTCGTCACCCCCGAAGAGTGTCTTCCCGAGGCGCAGCAGCTCGCGCGGAGGCTCGCCTCCGGCCCGGCGTTCGCGCACGCGATGACCAAGCAGATGCTCGAGAGCGAGCACACCATGCCGCTCGACGCGGCCATCGAGGCCGAGGCGCAGGTGCAGGCCATCTGCATGCAGCACCCGGATTTTCGCACGGCGTTCGACGCGTGGCAGAAGAAGACGCCGCCCACGTTCGCCGGTGCAAGCCAACCTTGGCAGGCCAAATAG
- a CDS encoding creatininase family protein produces the protein MSTRLADLTTEDVAAITSRPPTCVLVPVGSVEPHGPHLPLATDTVISEEAARRAADALRQAGIATYVAPPVSYGVTDYAHGFAGALSIPAPVLTAYLEAIAKGLLGEGFSHVCLVNNHLEPAHDAAVRAAIVALPQGRASVACPLTRRWARTLSEEFQRGDCHAGRYETSLVLAAEPATVRPAAKTLPAVPISLADGIRAGKSSFAEMGIDRAYTGAPREATAEEGDALYAKLTAMIVAEVQEGLSALAPTERIT, from the coding sequence GTGAGCACGCGTCTCGCCGATCTTACCACGGAGGACGTGGCCGCCATCACGTCGCGCCCGCCCACCTGCGTTCTCGTCCCGGTGGGGAGCGTCGAGCCGCACGGCCCGCACCTGCCGCTCGCCACCGACACGGTGATCAGCGAGGAAGCTGCCCGTCGCGCGGCGGATGCTCTACGCCAGGCAGGCATCGCGACGTACGTGGCGCCGCCCGTTTCGTACGGCGTCACCGATTACGCGCATGGCTTTGCCGGCGCCCTGTCCATTCCCGCGCCCGTGCTCACGGCGTACCTCGAGGCCATCGCGAAGGGCCTCCTCGGCGAGGGGTTCTCGCATGTTTGCCTCGTGAACAACCACCTCGAGCCCGCGCACGATGCGGCGGTGCGGGCGGCCATCGTTGCCCTGCCGCAAGGCCGCGCATCGGTGGCGTGTCCGCTCACGCGCCGCTGGGCCCGCACCCTCTCGGAGGAGTTCCAGCGCGGCGACTGCCATGCGGGGCGCTACGAAACGTCCTTGGTCTTGGCCGCGGAGCCTGCGACCGTTCGACCCGCCGCCAAGACCCTGCCCGCGGTGCCGATTAGCTTGGCCGACGGCATTCGCGCCGGAAAATCGTCCTTCGCCGAAATGGGCATCGACCGCGCGTACACCGGCGCGCCCCGCGAGGCCACAGCCGAAGAAGGCGATGCGCTGTACGCGAAACTCACCGCCATGATTGTAGCCGAGGTACAAGAGGGGCTCTCTGCGTTGGCGCCGACGGAAAGAATCACCTAG
- a CDS encoding acyl-CoA dehydrogenase — protein sequence MKPSTFDLPMFFTPEHLRLGERCHADFVEGDAPALHVPKDVVPHLGKLGYLHHLAAPVSVRALCIVRESLAYRSPLADSIFAVQGLGSFPIVSSPAFPDRERVLAEVLSGERVAAFALTEPEAGSDVASMRTTARREGDAWRLDGEKVFISNVGIARHYIVFANADPAGSKKGISAFVVEADAPGLELSPVHMSVDHPLGRLRMQNCRVPAGALVGEVGHGMRLALGTLGVFRTSVGAAANGMAARALDEAIAHVRGRQQFGQRLADFQLTQAALAEMATELDAARLLVFRAAWLKDENPDSRDPTAVAMAKMFATEAAQRIIDRAVQLHGGLGVTLDCVVERLYREIRALRIYEGTTEIQKLIIGSALAGAAEK from the coding sequence ATGAAGCCGTCCACCTTCGATCTGCCGATGTTCTTCACGCCGGAGCACCTTCGGCTGGGAGAGCGTTGCCACGCGGACTTCGTCGAAGGGGACGCGCCCGCGTTGCACGTCCCCAAAGACGTCGTTCCGCACCTCGGCAAGCTCGGCTACTTGCACCATCTGGCCGCGCCGGTGAGCGTGCGGGCACTCTGCATCGTGCGCGAGTCGCTCGCGTACCGCTCGCCCCTGGCCGATTCCATCTTCGCGGTCCAGGGGCTCGGCTCGTTCCCCATCGTGTCCTCGCCAGCGTTCCCCGATCGCGAACGCGTTCTCGCGGAGGTCCTCTCTGGGGAGCGCGTGGCCGCGTTTGCGCTGACCGAGCCCGAGGCGGGAAGCGATGTCGCCTCGATGCGCACCACCGCGCGCCGCGAGGGTGATGCCTGGCGCCTCGACGGCGAGAAGGTCTTCATCTCCAACGTGGGCATTGCGCGGCACTACATCGTGTTCGCCAATGCCGATCCGGCGGGCTCCAAGAAGGGCATCAGCGCCTTCGTCGTCGAGGCCGATGCGCCGGGGCTCGAGCTTTCGCCCGTGCACATGAGCGTGGACCACCCGCTGGGGCGTCTTCGCATGCAGAACTGTCGCGTGCCCGCGGGCGCGCTCGTGGGCGAGGTCGGCCATGGAATGCGCCTCGCGTTGGGAACCCTGGGCGTGTTTCGCACGTCCGTCGGGGCCGCCGCCAACGGCATGGCCGCACGCGCGCTCGACGAGGCGATCGCGCACGTGCGCGGGCGTCAGCAATTCGGGCAGCGCTTGGCCGATTTCCAACTGACGCAGGCCGCCCTCGCCGAAATGGCGACGGAGCTCGATGCAGCGCGCCTGCTCGTCTTTCGCGCGGCGTGGCTCAAAGACGAAAACCCTGATTCGCGCGACCCCACGGCGGTGGCCATGGCCAAGATGTTCGCCACCGAGGCCGCGCAGCGCATCATCGATCGCGCGGTGCAGCTCCACGGCGGCCTGGGGGTCACGTTGGACTGCGTGGTGGAGCGCCTCTACCGCGAAATCCGCGCATTGCGCATTTACGAGGGCACCACCGAGATCCAAAAGCTCATCATCGGCTCGGCGCTCGCGGGGGCGGCGGAGAAGTAA
- a CDS encoding Uma2 family endonuclease, whose amino-acid sequence MREFRGFSIGIRGAIDSGMTHNSAMDYAGNIGRTEGPHTWEEFLDLDDDDRRELIDGEFVEIEGMPGIEHEYTVAELIYYLKAWVKSRREGPVLASGYKVRITNKRGVMPDLQFFMKDNPNRQQSRGLSIGRPDLAVEVISPGSSNYDRVKKFNWYADIGVPEYWIVHPIKHTFQQFVLKDGHYVAMASLADDEVFRSETFPGLEIPLAELWLPPDQEDEAGTK is encoded by the coding sequence GTGCGGGAATTTCGGGGATTCTCGATCGGCATCCGGGGTGCAATCGATTCCGGCATGACTCATAATTCCGCTATGGATTACGCCGGCAACATCGGACGGACCGAAGGGCCTCACACGTGGGAAGAGTTCCTCGATCTCGATGACGACGACCGCCGCGAACTGATCGATGGCGAGTTCGTGGAGATCGAGGGCATGCCGGGGATAGAACACGAGTACACGGTTGCAGAGCTGATCTATTACCTAAAGGCGTGGGTAAAATCGCGGCGTGAGGGCCCCGTCCTCGCGTCTGGCTACAAGGTTCGGATCACGAACAAACGCGGGGTCATGCCGGACCTTCAATTCTTCATGAAGGACAATCCGAACCGGCAGCAATCGCGCGGTCTGTCCATCGGCCGTCCCGACCTGGCGGTGGAGGTCATCTCGCCGGGCAGCTCGAACTACGATCGCGTCAAGAAGTTCAATTGGTACGCCGATATCGGCGTGCCGGAATATTGGATCGTGCACCCCATCAAGCACACATTCCAACAGTTCGTTCTGAAGGACGGCCACTACGTGGCCATGGCCTCTCTTGCGGACGACGAAGTCTTTCGGTCCGAAACGTTCCCGGGATTGGAGATCCCGTTGGCTGAACTTTGGCTACCGCCGGATCAGGAAGACGAAGCTGGCACTAAGTAG
- a CDS encoding 1-acyl-sn-glycerol-3-phosphate acyltransferase has translation MQTPLMGFNAARSTIVDEVVKRVCDSAKDPLFLLNDAAYHEIRRLSVNGGDELVEWRALARSLGRWTQDQQHVRLEELARRYAWDVAGNFDPRVYKVVSRATVPVLGAMLKPRHTLRQLAHVGDMSALDGRILVEGPVAQIRTLSSIGTLVYVPTHLSNLDSVVFGFALERSQLPPATYGAGKNLFTNPVLSFFMHNLGAYRVDRRLKHSLYKDVLKTYSCVLLERGYHSLFFPGGTRSRSGGVERKLKLGLAGTGIEAFARSAERGRLQPVFFVPATINYLLTLEAETLIDDFLQEEGKSRYIIDDDESTRFGRIAAFMQKLLKMDASCVIRFSRPMDCFGNTVDELGRSLDARGRVVDAKTYVYDVKDRPVHDVARDAEYTRELGEAICEAYKRDTVVMATHLVAAVAFEKLRSTSGKADIFALLRHRDDVVVPRAEMANDIDRLVGEVRKMADRGEIVLAPTVRAAKGEAILAEALRAFSGYHANEVITPRGSDLVLADTRLLFYYQNRLAAHGLAADLIAPPGVRPAEPILASGASGETLSGVSAGTNRTIVA, from the coding sequence ATGCAGACGCCGCTGATGGGGTTCAACGCCGCGCGCTCGACCATCGTCGACGAGGTGGTGAAGCGTGTGTGCGATTCGGCCAAGGATCCGCTTTTCCTGCTCAACGACGCGGCCTACCACGAGATCCGTCGCCTCAGTGTCAACGGCGGGGACGAGCTGGTGGAGTGGCGCGCGCTGGCCAGGTCGCTCGGGCGGTGGACGCAGGATCAGCAGCACGTGCGGCTCGAGGAGCTCGCGCGGCGCTATGCGTGGGACGTCGCAGGCAACTTCGATCCGCGCGTGTACAAGGTCGTCTCGCGCGCGACGGTGCCCGTGCTCGGCGCCATGCTCAAGCCGCGGCACACGCTTCGCCAATTGGCCCACGTCGGCGACATGAGCGCGCTCGATGGGCGCATTCTGGTCGAGGGGCCCGTCGCGCAGATTCGCACGCTCTCCTCGATTGGAACGTTGGTCTACGTCCCCACGCACCTCTCGAACCTCGATTCGGTGGTGTTCGGCTTTGCACTGGAGCGCTCGCAGCTTCCGCCGGCAACCTACGGTGCGGGGAAGAACCTGTTCACCAATCCGGTGCTCAGCTTCTTCATGCACAATCTCGGCGCGTACCGCGTCGACCGACGGCTAAAGCACTCGCTCTACAAAGACGTGCTCAAGACGTACTCCTGTGTGCTCCTCGAGCGCGGCTACCATAGTCTTTTCTTTCCTGGCGGCACCCGTTCGCGCTCGGGCGGTGTGGAGCGAAAACTGAAGCTCGGCCTGGCCGGCACGGGCATCGAGGCCTTTGCGCGCTCGGCCGAGCGAGGAAGGCTTCAGCCGGTCTTTTTCGTGCCAGCGACCATCAATTACTTGCTCACGCTCGAGGCGGAGACGCTCATCGACGACTTCCTTCAGGAAGAAGGAAAATCGCGCTACATCATCGACGACGACGAGTCGACGCGCTTTGGCCGCATTGCGGCGTTCATGCAGAAGCTGCTCAAAATGGATGCGAGCTGCGTCATTCGATTTTCCCGCCCCATGGACTGTTTTGGAAATACCGTGGATGAGCTAGGCCGCAGCCTCGACGCACGCGGACGCGTCGTCGACGCGAAAACGTACGTCTACGATGTGAAAGATCGCCCGGTGCACGACGTGGCGCGCGACGCGGAGTACACGCGCGAGCTTGGCGAAGCCATTTGCGAGGCCTACAAACGCGACACGGTCGTGATGGCGACGCATCTGGTCGCGGCCGTCGCGTTCGAAAAGCTCCGGTCGACGTCGGGGAAGGCAGACATTTTTGCTCTGCTGCGCCATCGTGACGACGTCGTCGTTCCGCGGGCGGAAATGGCGAACGATATCGACCGCCTCGTTGGAGAAGTTCGAAAAATGGCCGATCGCGGCGAAATAGTGCTGGCACCTACGGTGCGTGCGGCGAAAGGAGAGGCTATCCTGGCCGAGGCGCTTCGGGCGTTTTCTGGGTACCACGCGAACGAAGTCATCACCCCACGCGGAAGCGATCTCGTCTTGGCGGATACACGTTTGCTCTTTTATTATCAGAATCGGCTAGCTGCCCACGGGCTCGCCGCCGACCTCATCGCGCCGCCCGGCGTAAGACCTGCGGAGCCAATATTGGCCTCCGGCGCGAGCGGCGAAACGCTTTCAGGTGTGAGCGCCGGTACGAATCGCACGATTGTCGCATGA